Within Candidatus Auribacterota bacterium, the genomic segment AGTGGGAAGATGGAGAGCGATGGCACGTACAGCTTTGAGGTTGACAGCCGGGCGAACAAGATCGAGATCAGGAGGGCTGTCGAGGGGGCGTTCAAGGTGACCGTGACCAGGGTGAATACCGTGAGCGCACGTGGGAAATTAAAGCGGGTCCGCTGGCAGACGGGAAAGACCCCCGACTGGAAGAAGGCCATGGTGACCCTGAAGAAGGGCGACAAGATAGAATACACAACGTAGTTTTACCACGGAGACACGGAGCCTGCCGGCAGGCAGGGACACAGAGACCGCACAGAGGGAGATGGCGTATTGATTTTTTCTCCGTGCTCTCCGTGACTCCGTGGTGAAAAAGCAGAAGGTGGAGTAGAAAATGGGTATAAAAAAGTATAGACCGACGACGCCCAGTCGGCGCTGGATCACGGGATATGATTTTATTGAGATCACCAAGCGTGAGCCGGAGTGGCGGCTGACCCTGCCCGTCAGGCAGAAGGCGGGGCGCAATTTCATGGGAAGGATCATGGTGCGCCACCGCGGAAGCGGCCACAAGCGCCGCTACAGGATGATCGATTTCAGGCGGGATAAACTGAACATTCCTGCCAGGGTTGCGGCGATAGAGTATGATCCTAATCGTTCGTCGCGCATCGCCCTCATCCACTACGCAGACGGGGAGAAGCGGTACATCCTCGCCCCGCTCGGTCTCAACGTCAATGATACGGTGGTCGCGGGGCAGAAGGTTGAGAACAGGGTGGGGAACTGTATGCCGCTTCGCGAGATTCCCCTGGGGACGCTTGTCCATAATGTCGAGCTCAACGCGGGAGGGGGCGGCGCGTTCGCCCGGAGCGCGGGCGCGGCTGCAGAGCTCATGGCGAGGGAGGGGAAATACGCCCATCTGAAACTCCCCTCTGGAGAGGTGAGACTGGTGGATGTGAACTGCATGGCGACCGTCGGCCAGATCGGCAACCCCGAGCACGAGTCGGTCAGCCTCGGCAAGGCGGGGCGCAGCCGCTGGCTCGGCCA encodes:
- a CDS encoding 50S ribosomal protein L23; protein product: MRQRYSVIRGPVITEKASGKMESDGTYSFEVDSRANKIEIRRAVEGAFKVTVTRVNTVSARGKLKRVRWQTGKTPDWKKAMVTLKKGDKIEYTT
- the rplB gene encoding 50S ribosomal protein L2: MGIKKYRPTTPSRRWITGYDFIEITKREPEWRLTLPVRQKAGRNFMGRIMVRHRGSGHKRRYRMIDFRRDKLNIPARVAAIEYDPNRSSRIALIHYADGEKRYILAPLGLNVNDTVVAGQKVENRVGNCMPLREIPLGTLVHNVELNAGGGGAFARSAGAAAELMAREGKYAHLKLPSGEVRLVDVNCMATVGQIGNPEHESVSLGKAGRSRWLGHRPKVRGVAQNPVDHPMGGGEGKSSGGRHPCSPTGVLAKGGKTRSKRKSTRHIIKPRVKKRRRGGGGQA